One Chitinophagaceae bacterium C216 genomic window carries:
- a CDS encoding SusD-like protein: protein MIPQTIKDTIMKKSTIHILALVVTTVLLSSCGKGFLDVTPTNSVSAPTSVRTAADAKVMVTGMMRNLLSSNYYGRNFFMYGDAKGGDLTLYSQGRGLDALYTFNHTANTNNYGGFWSTIYNNILQANSLLANIEKLKNEGSTENFDVYKGQALTLRALMYFDLVRIYGKPYTYDKSSYGVPNVTTPLEASAQPLRATVEENYNQIIKDLTDAAPLLPKAKNNGFINYYANRAIQARVYLTMGNYSQALAAAEDVIQNGGYSLYTPADWVASWKTQFGSESIFELAVLPTEADLGTASLGFYLRRKGHGSTSALGFFGASDYFLARLNEDPTDVRWGIMAADELSTSSNPRLGSCYKYSGSTDLAGDGKSTSTAVNIKVIRLSEMYLIAAEAALPTDKTKAASYLNEIRKRAPALPAATSGTITLDMILDEKSKELFAEGQRYFDMLRLNKSITFNDEILGITIPTRPKTIDRTFEKTILPIPIGEINANPAIGQQQNSGY from the coding sequence ATGATTCCCCAAACTATAAAAGACACGATAATGAAAAAATCAACTATACACATACTTGCTTTGGTAGTAACAACCGTGTTACTGTCTTCCTGTGGCAAGGGTTTTTTGGACGTAACACCTACCAACTCTGTAAGCGCACCTACATCGGTACGTACAGCGGCCGATGCCAAAGTGATGGTCACCGGTATGATGCGTAATCTGCTCAGCTCAAATTATTACGGTCGTAACTTCTTCATGTATGGAGATGCCAAAGGCGGCGACCTTACCCTGTACTCGCAGGGAAGGGGGCTGGATGCATTGTACACCTTCAACCATACGGCCAATACCAATAACTATGGCGGATTTTGGTCGACTATTTATAACAACATCTTGCAGGCGAACAGCTTGCTGGCTAATATTGAAAAGCTGAAGAATGAAGGCTCTACCGAAAACTTCGATGTTTACAAAGGACAAGCATTAACTTTAAGGGCATTGATGTATTTTGATCTGGTGCGTATTTACGGAAAGCCGTATACTTATGATAAGTCTTCTTATGGTGTGCCTAATGTAACTACCCCCTTGGAAGCATCGGCGCAACCCTTACGCGCTACGGTTGAAGAAAACTACAATCAGATCATTAAAGATTTAACCGACGCAGCACCCTTATTGCCTAAGGCCAAAAACAACGGATTCATTAACTATTATGCCAATAGAGCTATCCAGGCCAGGGTATATCTTACCATGGGTAATTACAGTCAAGCATTAGCTGCAGCAGAGGATGTCATCCAAAATGGAGGCTACAGCCTATACACTCCAGCCGATTGGGTGGCTTCTTGGAAAACACAGTTTGGTTCCGAGTCTATTTTTGAGTTGGCTGTACTGCCTACAGAAGCTGATTTAGGCACCGCTTCTTTAGGTTTTTATTTAAGAAGAAAAGGTCATGGAAGTACTAGTGCATTGGGCTTTTTCGGGGCTAGTGATTATTTCCTTGCACGTTTGAATGAAGATCCTACCGATGTACGTTGGGGTATTATGGCCGCCGATGAACTCTCTACTTCATCTAATCCACGACTTGGATCATGTTATAAATACAGTGGAAGTACGGACTTAGCCGGTGATGGAAAATCTACCTCTACGGCAGTTAATATAAAAGTAATTCGCCTGTCAGAAATGTATCTGATAGCAGCCGAAGCGGCGCTACCTACTGATAAAACAAAAGCCGCTAGCTATCTCAACGAAATCAGAAAAAGAGCTCCTGCACTACCTGCTGCTACCTCCGGAACTATTACTTTAGATATGATCTTGGATGAAAAAAGTAAGGAGTTGTTTGCAGAAGGCCAGCGTTACTTCGACATGCTGCGTCTGAACAAGTCCATTACTTTCAATGATGAAATTCTGGGCATTACAATCCCTACACGCCCTAAAACAATAGACAGAACATTTGAGAAAACCATTCTACCTATTCCTATCGGTGAGATCAACGCCAATCCGGCTATCGGACAACAACAAAACTCGGGATATTAA
- the tadA gene encoding tRNA-specific adenosine deaminase → MYTDEYFMRLALKEAKQALEEEEIPIGAIVVQDNKILARGHNMTEKLNDATAHAEIIALTAAFSNMGSKYLPDATLYVTVEPCVMCAGALYWSKIKRVVWGASDPKNGFSRVKPGVSPFHPKTEVVSGILETECAQLIKEFFRNKR, encoded by the coding sequence ATGTATACCGACGAATATTTTATGCGGCTGGCTCTTAAAGAAGCCAAACAGGCGCTGGAGGAAGAGGAAATACCCATTGGTGCTATTGTAGTACAGGATAATAAAATACTGGCACGAGGTCATAATATGACCGAAAAACTAAATGACGCCACCGCACATGCTGAAATTATTGCACTTACTGCTGCATTCAGCAATATGGGTTCGAAATATCTGCCTGATGCAACTTTGTATGTAACAGTAGAACCCTGCGTCATGTGTGCCGGGGCTTTGTATTGGAGTAAAATAAAACGAGTGGTTTGGGGCGCTTCGGATCCTAAAAATGGTTTCTCACGCGTAAAGCCCGGGGTATCGCCTTTTCATCCCAAGACCGAAGTTGTTTCAGGCATCTTGGAAACTGAATGTGCGCAACTCATCAAAGAGTTTTTCAGAAATAAAAGATAA
- the aldH1 gene encoding 4,4'-diaponeurosporen-aldehyde dehydrogenase yields MSSLLQLNKMREYFLSGATRPIAFRKQQLKQLRQSILQYEGALNEALYKDLKKSKEEVWFSETGLVLSEINYFLKQIDDLAAPRRVSTNLINMPGKSYVMYEPLGVVLIIAPWNYPFQLLFLPLVGAIAAGNCIVLKPSEITTATEAVMQQIIAETFEPYYVSYVTGEGAAVIPEMMQQFKFDHVFYTGGTAVGKIIYRLAAEQLTPVTLELGGKSPCVVTPNADLKLAARRIALAKFSNAGQMCITPDYLLPHQSVKDTLVALLKETINKFYGEQPVESYDYGRIVSKKQFSRLMQYLHQGKVLAGGTHNEELLYIAPTLLEVTDTSLPIMQEEIFGPILPILTYNDDNEALQIIRQNPDPLAFYVFTNNKVEADDWLQQVPSGGACVNTVARHYLNKSLPFGGRGNSGIGRYHGAYSFETFSHQKAVLKAATWPDPTFAYPPYQGKIAIFKKLIR; encoded by the coding sequence ATGAGCTCCTTATTGCAGCTAAATAAAATGCGGGAATACTTTTTAAGTGGAGCAACCCGCCCTATTGCATTCAGAAAGCAACAGCTGAAACAATTAAGGCAATCAATTCTCCAATATGAAGGAGCGCTGAATGAGGCTTTATATAAAGATTTAAAGAAAAGCAAGGAAGAAGTGTGGTTCTCTGAAACAGGATTAGTGCTTTCGGAGATTAATTATTTTTTAAAACAGATAGACGATTTAGCAGCACCCCGAAGGGTAAGTACTAATCTCATCAATATGCCCGGCAAAAGCTATGTGATGTATGAACCGTTGGGTGTAGTATTGATTATTGCTCCTTGGAACTACCCATTTCAATTACTGTTTCTGCCTTTGGTAGGCGCTATTGCTGCGGGTAATTGCATTGTACTTAAGCCTAGCGAAATTACTACGGCAACGGAAGCAGTGATGCAGCAGATTATTGCCGAAACATTTGAGCCATACTATGTTTCTTACGTTACGGGTGAGGGTGCAGCAGTGATTCCGGAAATGATGCAGCAATTTAAGTTTGACCATGTTTTTTATACCGGAGGTACTGCTGTTGGAAAAATTATTTATCGTCTTGCGGCAGAACAACTCACTCCTGTAACATTGGAGCTGGGCGGTAAAAGCCCCTGCGTAGTGACCCCAAATGCCGATTTGAAATTAGCGGCACGCCGCATTGCATTGGCTAAGTTTTCCAATGCAGGTCAGATGTGTATTACGCCGGATTATTTGCTGCCGCACCAATCGGTTAAAGATACATTAGTGGCTTTGTTGAAAGAGACGATCAATAAATTTTATGGTGAACAGCCCGTTGAAAGCTATGATTATGGCCGAATTGTGAGTAAAAAACAATTCAGTCGTCTGATGCAATACCTGCATCAAGGCAAAGTGCTTGCTGGAGGTACGCATAATGAAGAACTGCTTTACATTGCGCCTACATTGCTAGAAGTTACGGATACCAGTTTACCCATTATGCAAGAAGAGATTTTTGGCCCCATCTTACCAATACTAACTTATAACGATGATAACGAGGCTTTACAAATTATTCGCCAGAATCCCGACCCACTAGCATTTTATGTATTTACCAATAATAAAGTAGAAGCCGATGATTGGTTACAGCAGGTTCCCTCGGGTGGGGCCTGTGTAAATACGGTAGCTCGACATTATTTAAATAAGAGCTTGCCCTTTGGGGGTAGGGGCAATAGCGGCATAGGACGTTATCATGGCGCCTATTCTTTCGAGACGTTCAGCCATCAAAAGGCGGTGCTAAAAGCAGCTACATGGCCCGATCCGACATTTGCCTATCCACCTTATCAAGGAAAGATCGCCATATTTAAAAAGCTCATCAGATAA
- the gdnD gene encoding putative guanidinium efflux system subunit GdnD, producing MHWIILIVAGLFEALFATCLGMANQTKGKESVLWLIGFLVSLTISMVLLYIATQKLPIGTAYAMWTGIGAVTTAIIGILIFKEPATFWRLFFIATLIASVVGLKAVSH from the coding sequence ATGCACTGGATAATTCTCATCGTAGCCGGATTGTTTGAGGCTTTGTTTGCCACCTGTTTAGGTATGGCCAATCAAACCAAAGGCAAGGAGTCTGTACTATGGCTTATCGGCTTTTTAGTGTCTTTAACCATTAGCATGGTGCTGTTATACATTGCCACACAAAAACTTCCTATTGGTACGGCTTATGCCATGTGGACCGGTATCGGAGCTGTTACAACGGCCATTATCGGTATACTGATATTTAAGGAACCGGCCACGTTTTGGCGACTGTTCTTTATTGCAACCCTTATTGCCAGTGTAGTGGGTTTAAAGGCGGTATCGCATTAA
- the dusB gene encoding tRNA-dihydrouridine synthase B, with protein sequence MQVASYLPRSFYRSDYMASNTNTKQVVITSPSEKFNSIILPEFPLLLAPMEDVSDPPFRAVCKDNGADLMYTEFISSEGLIRDAIKSRRKLDIFDYERPIGIQIFGGDEESLALAAKIVDVTQPDLLDINFGCPVKKVALKGAGAGVLKDVDLMVRLTAAVVKSTSLPVTVKTRLGWDENSLNIEEVAERLQDVGIKALTIHGRTRCQMYKGEADWTLIGKVKNNPRIKIPIFGNGDIDSPQKALEYKNRYGVDGVMIGRAAIGYPWIFREIKHYYKTGELLPPPTVEERVNVVRKHLRKSLEWKGPIVGINEMRRHYANYLKGLPNIKEYRNKLVTLTNPNEIEAVLDEIIVRYSGYEFTRTPIELVDYHEKCKLQ encoded by the coding sequence GTGCAGGTGGCATCGTATTTGCCACGCTCGTTTTATCGTTCCGACTATATGGCATCCAATACAAATACAAAGCAGGTAGTAATAACTTCTCCTTCGGAGAAGTTTAACAGCATCATACTACCCGAATTTCCACTGCTGCTGGCACCTATGGAAGATGTGAGCGACCCGCCCTTCAGAGCGGTGTGTAAAGACAATGGTGCCGACCTGATGTACACCGAGTTCATCAGTAGCGAAGGTCTTATTCGTGATGCCATTAAAAGCCGCCGTAAGTTGGACATTTTCGATTACGAACGCCCCATCGGTATCCAAATCTTCGGAGGCGATGAGGAAAGCTTGGCCCTTGCGGCCAAAATCGTGGATGTAACACAGCCCGATTTGCTGGACATCAATTTTGGTTGTCCGGTCAAAAAAGTAGCATTGAAGGGTGCCGGCGCAGGCGTACTCAAAGATGTAGATTTGATGGTACGTCTTACCGCTGCCGTGGTAAAAAGCACATCGCTACCCGTTACCGTAAAAACCCGTTTGGGGTGGGACGAAAATTCGCTAAACATAGAAGAGGTAGCAGAACGCCTGCAAGATGTAGGCATTAAAGCATTGACCATACATGGCCGCACCCGTTGTCAGATGTACAAAGGCGAGGCCGACTGGACCCTCATCGGAAAAGTTAAGAACAATCCGCGCATTAAAATCCCCATATTCGGTAATGGCGATATCGATAGCCCGCAAAAAGCGTTAGAATACAAAAACCGCTATGGTGTAGATGGCGTCATGATAGGCCGCGCAGCCATCGGTTATCCGTGGATATTCCGCGAAATCAAACACTATTACAAAACCGGAGAGCTACTGCCTCCACCCACTGTAGAGGAAAGGGTAAATGTAGTGCGCAAACACCTCCGCAAAAGCCTAGAATGGAAAGGGCCTATCGTAGGTATTAATGAAATGCGCCGCCACTATGCCAACTATTTGAAAGGACTACCTAATATTAAAGAATACCGCAACAAATTGGTTACCCTCACCAATCCTAATGAAATAGAAGCCGTGCTGGACGAAATTATCGTTCGGTATTCCGGCTACGAATTTACCCGCACACCTATTGAGCTGGTGGATTATCATGAAAAGTGTAAATTACAGTAA